In Henningerozyma blattae CBS 6284 chromosome 6, complete genome, the following are encoded in one genomic region:
- the NAB2 gene encoding mRNA-binding protein NAB2 (similar to Saccharomyces cerevisiae NAB2 (YGL122C); ancestral locus Anc_6.130): MSQEQYAENLKVIVSEKLQTLPNFTEDVAYVAEYIVLLIVNGGSIESVVQELSTLFDTVSKDNLTDVVQTTFFALEALQQGETVDSIVSKIRGLSAQQQATQMKTEQPDMALPQQEQQQQLQQSQQLNMPMPTPGFQMQMNPQQQIQQPQQLQSKWEASWNTSTSETMPSDASANGTTHSAFPNIVAEDQKDDSKNVLSFSTTGFKPQFSQRGGRGGRGGRGGRGGRGGRTNNRGNDRTTHNRFNPLAKALGMTPESQLNFIHKKKEGRCKLFPHCPLGKSCPHAHPTKVCNEYPNCPKLPGTCEYLHPAEDEELMREMEKTREEFQKRKAAILTARTKPVQTGLVICKFGVLCSNPMCPFGHPTPANEDAKVIELAWCPNNLTCPDTECKKAHSSLSKIKPIAPMSSSSSSGSHASRTSHPASFPPVEKSLEQCKYGTHCTNKRCKYRHARSHIMCRDGGSCTRIDCLFGHPINEDCRFGTECRNPHCLFRHPAGRVINPPEVQKFPSSDAVSNSNKFPLNTAMNNPNDNNNNFQNAVNNNNGFQQTQGTYNASPFSISERPFAMPDNAVKSAPTQEGLQSIYANNMVSNNDQDTDMAE; this comes from the coding sequence ATGTCACAAGAACAGTACGCTGAAAACTTAAAAGTTATTGTTTCTGAAAAATTACAGACTTTACCCAATTTCACTGAAGATGTGGCATATGTTGCTGAATATATCGTTTTGCTAATTGTAAATGGTGGCTCAATAGAATCGGTGGTACAGGAACTATCTACATTGTTTGATACTGTTTCTAAGGACAATTTAACCGATGTGGTTCAAACCACCTTCTTCGCATTGGAAGCTTTGCAACAAGGTGAAACTGTAGACAGCATTGTTAGTAAAATCAGAGGTTTAAGTGCTCAACAACAAGCAACCCAGATGAAAACTGAACAACCTGATATGGCACTTCCACAACaagaacaacaacaacaactaCAACAATCACAGCAACTCAACATGCCTATGCCAACACCAGGATTCCAAATGCAAATGAACCCGCAACAGCAAATCCAGCAACCACAACAATTGCAATCTAAGTGGGAAGCATCATGGAATACTTCAACATCTGAAACAATGCCTTCAGATGCTTCTGCAAATGGCACTACTCACTCTGCATTCCCTAATATCGTTGCGGAGGATCAGAAAGATGATAGCAAAAACGTACTAAGCTTTTCAACAACTGGATTTAAACCACAATTTTCACAACGTGGTGGTCGTGGTGGTCGTGGTGGTCGTGGTGGCCGCGGTGGCCGTGGTGGCAGAACTAACAATCGTGGCAATGATCGTACAACACACAACAGATTTAATCCATTAGCTAAAGCTTTGGGTATGACTCCTGAAAGTCAATTGAACTTTattcataaaaaaaaagaaggccgttgtaaattatttccACACTGTCCATTAGGTAAATCATGCCCTCATGCCCATCCAACCAAAGTGTGTAATGAATATCCAAATTGCCCAAAATTACCGGGCACTTGCGAATATTTACATCCAgctgaagatgaagaattgaTGAGGGAAATGGAAAAAACACGTGAAGAGTTTCAAAAGAGAAAAGCTGCTATTTTGACAGCTAGAACTAAACCTGTTCAAACTGGTTTAGTGATTTGCAAGTTTGGTGTTTTATGTTCTAATCCAATGTGCCCATTTGGCCATCCAACCCCTGCAAATGAAGACGCAAAAGTTATTGAATTGGCTTGGTGTCCGAACAATTTAACATGCCCAGATACAGAATGTAAAAAAGCTCACTCTTCATTATCTAAGATCAAGCCAATCGCACCAATGAGCTCTAGCAGCTCCTCTGGAAGCCATGCTAGTCGTACTAGCCATCCAGCAAGCTTTCCACCTGTTGAAAAATCTTTAGAACAATGTAAATATGGTACTCATTGTACGAACAAACGTTGTAAATACAGACATGCTAGATCTCATATCATGTGTCGTGATGGTGGTAGCTGTACTAGAATTGACTGTTTGTTTGGTCACCCAATCAATGAAGACTGTAGATTTGGAACTGAGTGTAGAAACCCTCACTGTCTATTTAGACATCCAGCTGGAAGGGTAATTAATCCTCCTGAGGTTCAAAAATTCCCATCATCTGACGCTGTGTCCAACTCTAACAAGTTCCCTCTTAATACTGCTATGAATAATCCTAacgataataataataatttccaGAATGctgtaaataataataatggattCCAACAAACACAAGGCACCTATAATGCAAGCCCATTCTCTATTAGTGAACGACCATTTGCTATGCCTGATAATGCTGTCAAATCTGCTCCGACTCAAGAGGGTTTACAATCTATATATGCCAATAACATGGTATCTAACAACGATCAAGATACTGATATGGCAGAATAA
- the URA7 gene encoding CTP synthase URA7 (similar to Saccharomyces cerevisiae URA7 (YBL039C) and URA8 (YJR103W); ancestral locus Anc_7.476) has translation MKYVVVSGGVISGIGKGVLASSTGMLFKTLGYKVTSIKIDPYMNIDAGTMSPLEHGECFVLDDGGETDLDLGNYERYLNVTLTKDHNITTGKIYSHVIAKERKGDYLGKTVQIVPHLTNAIQEWIERVSRIPVDDTGLEPDICIIELGGTVGDIESAPFVEALRQFQFRVGKENFSLIHVSLVPLIHGEQKTKPTQAAVKDLRSLGLTPDMIACRCATQLEESTINKIAMFCHVGNDQVVNVHDVNSTYHIPLLLLEQKMMDYLSTRLRLSDIKLTNEDKHRGSILLSKWKNMTGNFDESMETVKIALVGKYTHLQDSYLSVIKALEHSSMQCKRILQILWVEASDLEPETQESHKTKFHEAWNKVSTADGILVPGGFGLRGTEGMILACKWARENKVPFLGVCLGLQVATIEFARNVIGIKDGISGEFFPDVEESKQVVVYMPEIDKHNMGGTMRLGLRPTYFQDGTEASTIKKLYGSKDSVSERHRHRYEINPNLIKDLEENGLVFVGRDETGNRCEIFELKNHPYFVGTQYHPEYTSKVLVPSRPFLGLVAASAGILQEVLEGEFEFQGKDEQEAQF, from the coding sequence ATGAAGTACGTCGTTGTCTCCGGTGGTGTTATCTCTGGTATTGGTAAAGGTGTCCTAGCATCCTCTACTGGTATGCTATTTAAGACTTTAGGTTATAAAGTCACCTCCATCAAAATCGATCCTTATATGAACATTGATGCAGGTACTATGTCTCCATTAGAGCATGGTGAATGTTTTGTTTTAGACGATGGTGGTGAAACTGATTTGGATTTAGGTAACTATGAACGTTATTTAAATGTTACTCTAACCAAAGATCATAACATTACTACTGGTAAAATCTACTCACATGTCATTGccaaagaaagaaaaggTGATTACTTGGGTAAAACCGTTCAAATTGTCCCTCATTTGACTAATGCTATTCAAGAATGGATTGAGCGTGTTTCTCGTATTCCAGTTGATGATACTGGGTTAGAACCAGACATTtgtattattgaattaggTGGTACTGTTGGTGATATTGAAAGTGCACCATTTGTCGAAGCTTTAAgacaatttcaatttagaGTTGGTAAAGAAAATTTCTCTTTGATCCATGTTTCTTTAGTTCCATTAATTCATGGTGAACAAAAAACAAAGCCAACCCAAGCCGCTGTTAAAGATTTGAGATCATTAGGGCTAACTCCTGACATGATTGCTTGTAGATGTGCTACTCAATTAGAAGAAAGTACTATTAACAAGATTGCTATGTTCTGTCATGTCGGTAATGACCAGGTTGTTAATGTTCATGATGTTAATTCTACCTATCATATCccattactattattagaacAAAAAATGATGGACTATTTAAGCACCAGATTACGTTTGagtgatattaaattaactAATGAAGATAAGCATAGAGGTTCTATCTTGCTATCTAAATGGAAGAACATGACTGGTAACTTTGATGAATCAATGGAAACCGTTAAGATTGCTTTAGTTGGTAAATATACTCATTTACAAGACTCTTATTTATCTGTGATTAAAGCACTTGAACATTCTTCTATGCAATGTAAGagaattttacaaattttatGGGTTGAAGCTTCTGATTTAGAACCAGAAACCCAAGAAAGCcataaaacaaaattccATGAAGCTTGGAACAAGGTTTCTACTGCAGATGGTATTTTAGTTCCTGGTGGGTTTGGTTTAAGAGGTACTGAAGGTATGATCTTAGCCTGTAAATGGGCACGTGAAAATAAAGTTCCTTTCTTAGGTGTCTGTTTAGGTTTACAAGTTGCAACAATTGAGTTTGCCCGTAATGTCATTGGCATTAAGGATGGTATTTCAGGTGAATTTTTCCCAGATGTCGAAGAATCTAAACAGGTTGTCGTATACATGCCAGAAATTGATAAGCACAATATGGGTGGTACAATGAGATTAGGTTTAAGACCAACCTACTTTCAAGACGGTACTGAAGCAAGCActatcaaaaaattatatggTAGCAAAGATTCCGTGTCTGAAAGACATCGTCACCGTTATGAAATTAatccaaatttaattaaagatttggAAGAAAATGGCTTAGTTTTTGTGGGTAGAGATGAAACTGGTAACCGTTGTGAAAtctttgaattaaaaaaccATCCATACTTTGTTGGTACTCAATATCATCCTGAATATACTTCAAAGGTTTTAGTACCATCTAGACCATTCTTAGGTTTAGTTGCTGCCTCTGCCGGTATTTTACAAGAAGTTTTAGAAggtgaatttgaatttcaagGTAAGGATGAACAAGAAGCTCAATTTTAA
- the MIN6 gene encoding Min6p (similar to Saccharomyces cerevisiae YBL039W-B; ancestral locus Anc_7.478), whose translation MNFSLDNPFIAWVYKIIQKPSTVLMGCFTGIIVTTSLYMIIKPVQSSFIDEAEIERLKKKGTPLK comes from the coding sequence ATGAACTTTTCATTGGACAACCCTTTCATCGCGTGGGTgtataaaataatacagaAGCCTTCCACAGTTCTAATGGGCTGTTTTACAGGCATAATAGTTACCACCAGCCTGTACATGATCATTAAGCCAGTACAGTCATCTTTTATTGATGAAGCTGAGATAGAACGACTTAAAAAGAAAGGTACACCACTAAAATGA
- the YUH1 gene encoding ubiquitin-specific protease YUH1 (similar to Saccharomyces cerevisiae YUH1 (YJR099W); ancestral locus Anc_7.470) gives MSSSRSVVPLESNPEVFATFAHNLGLRSSYGFTDIYSLTDPEILAFTPRPIKAIILLFPINEITESASKNDNSQTGKVNVTKNPVWFKQTIKNACGLYALLHSLSNNQELLNKDCELTEFLLANSSKDGKYEDKATDDFIVNISERFSNNFNEGQTSAPDPNEDINLHFITFVESNNKIFELDGRRPNGAFELGDASSSAMDLADQDLVKKRVQWYMDSANESDKLKFSLLALISI, from the coding sequence ATGTCGTCTAGTCGTTCTGTTGTGCCATTAGAATCAAATCCTGAAGTGTTCGCCACATTTGCTCACAATTTAGGTTTACGATCATCATATGGATTCACCGATATCTACTCCTTAACAGATCCTGAAATACTTGCATTTACCCCAAGACCAATTAAAGCcattattttacttttccCCATTAACGAAATAACTGAAAGTGCTAGCAAGAATGATAATTCACAAACTGGAAAAGTAAATGTGACTAAAAACCCAGTATGGTTCAaacaaacaattaaaaatgcaTGTGGGTTGTACGCATTGTTGCATTCTTTGTCAAACaatcaagaattattaaataaggATTGTGAACTTACTGAATTTCTTCTAGCTAATTCAAGTAAAGATGGGAAGTATGAGGACAAAGCAACAGATGATTTTATTGTAAATATTAGTGAGcgattttcaaataattttaatgaagGTCAAACTTCTGCTCCGGATCCAAATGAAGATATAAATTTACATTTTATTACTTTTGttgaatcaaataataaaatatttgaactAGATGGGAGAAGACCAAATGGAGCATTCGAATTAGGCGATGCTTCCAGCAGCGCAATGGATCTGGCTGACCAAGATttagtgaaaaaaagagtTCAGTGGTATATGGATAGCGCAAATGAAtcagataaattaaaattctcTCTACTAGCACtaatatctatataa
- the MCM16 gene encoding Mcm16p (similar to Saccharomyces cerevisiae MCM16 (YPR046W); ancestral locus Anc_7.475): MSIWEKIESLEKTHSMVHNELLLTIDLLYLQKKAGYQLSFSPDLMQKLEIRRNIQMSLEKTGAILKSVVKSGSMAKQPGSAPALTTEELLAQRLQDLERQNHDLALSIYELDDQNTFLRSILDKERDKYSQLLQKFQNECQILTDKVTHQKSSTSSNGDISSVDIDPTLQAKVHALQEILNVLRLDAGCSIDELR; encoded by the coding sequence ATGTCAATATGGGAGAAAATTGAAAGTCTCGAAAAAACGCATTCAATGGTCCATAATGAGCTTTTACTGACCATTGATCTCCTCTATTTGCAAAAGAAAGCGGGCTATCAACTTTCTTTCTCCCCTGACCTAATGCagaaattagaaattaGAAGGAATATTCAAATGAGTTTAGAAAAGACAGGAGCTATTCTTAAGTCTGTAGTCAAGTCTGGATCGATGGCCAAGCAACCGGGCTCAGCCCCTGCATTGACAACAGAAGAGTTGCTTGCACAAAGACTCCAGGATTTGGAGAGGCAAAACCATGATTTAGCTCTAAGTATATATGAGTTAGATGATCAGAATACTTTTCTTAGATCAATTCTAGATAAGGAACGTGATAAATATTCTCAGCTGCTCCAAAAATTTCAGAATGAATGTCAAATACTAACTGACAAGGTGACTCATCAAAAATCATCTACATCTTCAAATGGTGATATAAGTTCTGTAGATATAGATCCTACTTTACAAGCTAAAGTTCATGCCCTTcaagaaattttgaatGTCCTAAGGCTTGATGCAGGATGTTCTATTGATGAGCTCAGATAA
- the VPS25 gene encoding ESCRT-II subunit protein VPS25 (similar to Saccharomyces cerevisiae VPS25 (YJR102C); ancestral locus Anc_7.474) → MASAFPPVYSFPPLYTPQPNALIREQQVSTWIDIILQYCKSKDSWCMTFEGSVIDLSTLMIEIATQGIPKERESIFKNNDIQRAVPQSFMEEIWKKLVSDGKAISTDIKTKNSRTFYIFWKNVDSWASLILQWFETTTKLNQVVTVYELTQGDESIGWEFYGMPEPMMIHCLKPLLARNRATLMKDEMGKVVAIKVV, encoded by the coding sequence ATGGCTTCTGCTTTTCCCCCAGTTTACTCATTCCCCCCACTTTATACTCCACAGCCAAATGCTTTAATAAGAGAACAGCAAGTATCCACATGGattgatataattttacaATACTGCAAAAGTAAAGATAGCTGGTGCATGACTTTCGAGGGTTCTGTTATTGATTTAAGCACATTGATGATTGAAATAGCCACACAAGGAATTCCTAAGGAGAGAGAaagtatatttaaaaataatgatattcaaAGAGCTGTTCCTCAATCTTTTATGGAagaaatttggaaaaaactAGTCTCGGATGGAAAAGCAATCAGTACTGATATTAAGacaaaaaattcaagaacTTTCTACATCTTTTGGAAAAATGTTGACTCATGGGCTtcattaattcttcaatggTTTGAAACTACAACAAAACTAAATCAAGTCGTGACTGTTTATGAATTAACACAAGGTGATGAGTCAATTGGCTGGGAATTCTATGGTATGCCAGAGCCAATGATGATCCATTGTTTGAAGCCATTATTAGCAAGGAACCGCGCTACTTTGATGAAAGACGAAATGGGTAAAGTTGTGGCGATCAAAGTTGTATGA
- the PRP43 gene encoding DEAH-box ATP-dependent RNA helicase PRP43 (similar to Saccharomyces cerevisiae PRP43 (YGL120C); ancestral locus Anc_6.132): protein MGSKRRFSNSSHADPVESSIPEHAAEIAEELSKKHPPPSEEPLVHHDAGEFKGLVRHQTSAAQAEKLEASTINPFTGRDFTPKYFDILKIRRELPVHAQRAEFLKIYQENQIMVFVGETGSGKTTQIPQFVLFDEMPHLENTQIACTQPRRVAAMSVAQRVAEEMDVKLGEEVGYSIRFENKTSNKTILKYMTDGMLLREAMEDHDLTRYSCIILDEAHERTLATDILMGLLKQVVQRRPDLKIIVMSATLDAEKFQRYFNNAPLLAVPGRTFPVEIYYTPEFQRDYLDSAIRTVLQIHATEEKGDILLFLTGEDEIEDAVRKISLEGDQLVREEGCGPLAVYPLYGSLPPHQQQRIFEPAPESHNGRPGRKVVISTNIAETSLTIDGIVYVVDPGFSKQKVYNPRIRVESLLVSPISKASSQQRAGRAGRTRPGKCFRLYTEEAFQRELIEQSYPEILRSNLSSTVLELKKLGIDDLVHFDFMDPPAPETMMRALEELNYLACLNDEGNLTALGRLASQFPLDPMLAVMLIGSSEFHCSQDILTIVAMLSVPSVFIRPAKSKKYADDAKNIFAHQDGDHITLLNVYHAFKSDEAYSYGIHKWCRDHFLNYRSLSAADNIRTQLERLMTRYNLELNTTDYESPKYFENIRKALASGFFMQAAKKRSGGKGYITAKDNQDVLIHPSTVLGHDAEWVIYNEFVLTSKNYIRTVTSVRPEWLLELAPAYFYLDNFQKGDVKLSLERIQEKMDRLKELKESKNERSKKK, encoded by the coding sequence ATGGGTTCGAAAAGAAGATTTTCTAATAGCTCTCACGCCGACCCAGTTGAATCATCAATTCCAGAACATGCTGCTGAAATAGCTGAAGAACTATCTAAGAAACATCCTCCTCCATCTGAAGAACCATTAGTTCATCACGATGCAGGTGAATTTAAAGGATTAGTACGTCATCAGACTTCTGCAGCACAAgctgaaaaattagaagcCAGTACAATTAACCCATTTACTGGTAGGGATTTTACTCCTAAGTATTTTgacattttaaaaatcaGAAGAGAATTACCAGTTCATGCTCAGCGTGCTgagtttttaaaaatttaccaaGAGAACCAAATTATGGTATTTGTTGGTGAAACTGGTTCAGGTAAGACAACTCAAATTCCACAGTTCgttttatttgatgaaatGCCTCATTTAGAAAATACCCAAATTGCCTGTACTCAGCCTCGTCGTGTTGCTGCAATGTCTGTTGCTCAAAGAGTTGCTGAAGAAATGGATGTTAAATTAGGTGAAGAGGTAGGTTATTCGATTAGATTTGAGAATAAAACATCTAACAAGactattttgaaatatatgaCTGATGGTATGCTTCTAAGAGAAGCCATGGAAGATCATGATTTAACTCGTTATTCCTGTATCATTTTAGATGAAGCACATGAACGTACCTTAGCAACCGATATATTAATGGGTTTATTAAAACAAGTTGTCCAAAGAAGACCAGacttaaaaattattgtaaTGTCTGCTACTTTAGATGCTGAAAAGTTCCAACGCTACTTTAATAATGCTCCATTGTTAGCTGTTCCAGGTAGAACATTCCCagttgaaatttattataccCCAGAATTCCAAAGAGATTATTTGGATTCAGCTATTCGTACAGTTCTACAAATTCACGCCACTGAGGAGAAGGGagatattcttttattctTAACCGGTGAAGATGAAATCGAGGATGCTgttagaaaaatatcattagaaGGTGATCAGTTAGTTAGAGAGGAAGGGTGTGGTCCATTAGCGGTTTATCCATTATACGGTTCCTTGCCACCTCATCAACAACAACGTATCTTTGAACCTGCCCCGGAATCTCATAATGGTAGACCAGGGAGAAAGGTTGTAATTTCTACCAACATTGCCGAAACTTCTTTGACTATTGATGGTATAGTTTATGTTGTTGATCCAGGTTTCTCCAAACAAAAGGTATATAACCCAAGAATTAGAGTTGAATCACTGCTAGTCTCACCAATTTCAAAGGCTTCATCTCAACAAAGAGCTGGCCGTGCTGGTCGTACTAGACCAGGTAAATGTTTCCGGTTATATACAGAGGAAGCATTTCAAAGAGAATTAATTGAACAAAGTTATCCTGAAATTTTACGTTCTAACTTATCATCAACCGTTttggaattgaaaaaattaggGATTGATGATTTAGTGCATTTCGATTTTATGGATCCTCCAGCTCCTGAAACTATGATGAGAGcattagaagaattaaactaCCTTGCTTGTTTGAATGATGAAGGGAATTTGACTGCCTTAGGTAGATTAGCCTCTCAGTTTCCATTGGATCCAATGCTAGCAGTTATGCTGATTGGTTCCTCAGAATTCCATTGTTCCCAAGATATTTTAACTATAGTAGCCATGCTTTCGGTTCCAAGTGTTTTTATTCGACCAGCCAAGAGTAAGAAGTATGCTGATGATGCCAAGAATATCTTTGCGCATCAAGATGGTGATCATATTACATTATTGAATGTGTACCATGCTTTCAAATCTGATGAAGCTTATTCATATGGTATTCACAAATGGTGCCGTGATCATTTCTTAAACTACAGATCTCTATCTGCAGCCGATAATATCCGTACTCAATTAGAGAGACTGATGACACGTTACAACTTAGAACTGAATACCACCGACTATGAAAGTCCAAAATATTTCGAAAATATAAGAAAAGCTTTAGCATCTGGATTCTTCATGCAAGCTGCCAAAAAGAGATCTGGTGGTAAAGGTTATATCACAGCTAAAGATAACCAAGACGTTTTAATTCATCCAAGCACAGTTTTAGGCCACGATGCCGAGTGGGTGATATACAATGAATTTGTCTTGACTTCCAAGAATTATATAAGGACAGTAACTTCTGTTAGACCAGAATGGTTATTAGAACTAGCACCAGCATACTTTTACTTGGATAACTTCCAAAAAGGTGATGTCAAATTATCACTAGAAAGAATCCAAGAAAAAATGGACAGACTAAAGGAGCTAAAAGAAAGCAAGAATGAAagaagcaaaaaaaaataa
- the ERD2 gene encoding Erd2p (similar to Saccharomyces cerevisiae ERD2 (YBL040C); ancestral locus Anc_7.479) has protein sequence MMNPFRILGDLSHLGSILILIYTIRSTNTIEGISFKTQVLYSLVFLTRYLDLAMFKFISFYNTIMKVFFIASSIYIVILLQKSKKTNPISYKEMLLTDSFKIQYLLLGSCGMAFFFHHSFTPIALLWSFSIWLESVAILPQLFMLTKSGKAKSITTHYIFALGLYRALYIPNWIWRYMSESRFDKLAISAGIIQTLIYSDFFYIYYKKVIKGKGLALPTYTKS, from the exons ATGATGAATCCTTTTAGAATTTTAG gTGATCTTTCACATTTGGGAAgcattttgattttgatctATACCATTAGGTCAACAAATACAATTGAGGGTATTTCCTTTAAAACACAAGTTTTATATTCCTTGGTTTTCTTAACTAGATACTTGGACTTAGCCATgttcaaatttatttccTTCTATAATACCATTATGAAGGTTTTCTTCATTGCTTCATCCATTTATATTGTTATTCTATTACaaaaatccaaaaaaaCTAATCCAATCTCATACAAGGAAATGCTATTAACAGACAGTTTTAAGATTCAATATCTATTATTGGGAAGTTGTGGTAtggcattttttttccatcaTTCTTTTACACCAATTGCCTTGTTATGGAGTTTTTCAATTTGGTTAGAAAGTGTAGCAATTTTGCCTCAGCTATTTATGCTAACCAAAAGCGGCAAGGCTAAATCAATTACCACTCACTATATTTTTGCTCTTGGGTTATATAGGGCATTGTATATCCCTAATTGGATTTGGAGATATATGTCTGAAAGTAGATTTGATAAGTTAGCTATTAGTGCTGGTATTATTCAAACCTTAATTTACTCAGATTTCTTTTACATTTATTATAAGAAGGTTATTAAAGGTAAAGGCTTAGCTTTACCAACATATACAAAATCATAA
- the TBLA0F02620 gene encoding uncharacterized protein (similar to Saccharomyces cerevisiae YPR045C; ancestral locus Anc_7.471), translating to MSNTYNQVKPIILGKSLKQKMKNDQATNQKSHENNQIINPSTTPFLNAGYPGIPSLPNIPPTLMGGVGMVPQPLPNPVRSMVLPGPNSATQNLPISKSSFPNPTSNLIKKKKGKKGKKGFKSYTINPSQPPQYSNKSNIFDFNSMNDDSIDSEKKRRRAEKFGTSSTDSKKPKISTNSNAYDEDEDYSNLNAISSKSNRYDKDKPVVGRCTTLEKSYLRLTSEPNPDLVRPLHILKQSFDSLMKRHTSGSVSYTYVCDQFKAIRQDLRVQMIDNQFTLKVYETHARIALENSDIGEFNQCQSRISTLFEIPSIKPSYQEEFIYYKILYYILTEDNGSLNSLRLTLIKNSLALYKNKMVQIAFKLADAKVVGDYHSFVKIAKLVSGLGKKLLELFIDKERMKTLLVISKSYNQANLSLLCEELYFNTIEDVANFFVDMGLNNYIITKNSGLENEYKYLDTRSSRAFINQKYNSMRKIDIKGQQ from the coding sequence ATGAGCAATACATACAACCAAGTAAAACCTATTATACTGGGTAAATCACTAAAAcaaaagatgaagaatGATCAGGCTACTAACCAAAAAAGTCatgaaaataatcaaataattaacCCCAGTACGACTCCATTTTTAAACGCTGGCTATCCAGGCATACCATCACTCCCTAATATACCGCCTACTTTGATGGGTGGGGTAGGTATGGTACCTCAACCTCTTCCCAATCCAGTACGTAGTATGGTACTTCCTGGTCCTAATTCAGCTACACAAAACCTGccaatttcaaaatcatcttTTCCCAATCCCACTTCTAATTTAatcaagaagaagaagggTAAAAAAGGGAAAAAGGGCTTCAAATCATATACAATTAATCCTTCACAACCTCCCCAGTATTCCaataaaagtaatatttttgattttaacTCTATGAATGATGATTCAATAGATTCagagaagaaaagaagaagagcTGAGAAATTTGGAACTTCTTCAACTGATTCCaaaaaaccaaaaataTCTACTAACAGTAATGCATATGATGAGGATGAAGATTATTCCAATCTAAATGCGATAAGTTCAAAGTCAAATAGATACGATAAAGATAAGCCGGTTGTCGGTCGCTGCACCACCTTAGAGAAATCATATTTAAGATTAACTTCTGAACCTAATCCAGATTTGGTTCGCCCCCTTCACATCTTGAAACAATCATTTGATTCCTTAATGAAGAGGCACACCAGTGGTTCAGTAAGTTATACTTATGTATGTGATCAGTTTAAAGCTATAAGGCAAGATTTACGAGTTCAGATGATTGATAATCAGTTTACTTTAAAAGTCTATGAGACTCATGCTAGAATTGCATTAGAAAATAGTGATATAGGTGAATTTAATCAATGTCAAAGCCGAATTTCTACTTTATTCGAAATACCCTCAATTAAGCCGTCTTATCAAGaagaatttatatattacaaaatcctatattatatattaaccGAAGACAACGGGTCATTGAATTCATTGCGATTAAcactaataaaaaattcattagcactatacaaaaataaaatggtTCAAATTGCATTTAAATTGGCAGATGCTAAGGTTGTGGGAGATTATCATTCTTTTGTGAAAATAGCTAAACTTGTTAGCGGTCTTGGTAAAAAACTTCtggaattatttattgacAAAGAAAGAATGAAAACTCTATTAGTTATCAGTAAGAGCTATAACCAAGCAAATCTTTCACTATTATGCGAAGAGCTTTATTTTAATACCATCGAAGATGTTGCCAACTTCTTTGTTGATATGggattgaataattatatcattaCTAAAAATTCAGGTTTggaaaatgaatataaatatcttgATACAAGAAGTAGTAGAGCCTTTAtcaatcaaaaatataattcaatgAGAAAAATAGACATTAAAGGGcaacaataa